A window of the Cannabis sativa cultivar Pink pepper isolate KNU-18-1 chromosome X, ASM2916894v1, whole genome shotgun sequence genome harbors these coding sequences:
- the LOC115710352 gene encoding uncharacterized protein LOC115710352: MHQKKSEAQIGKESSGVSSDFNPTPPLLFHSHHHHYSHNPSSSLSHSSISIQSLTNDDINAQFHPKIHLPPYPSQALPPNDLTIPPTTPYKRPLLTHNASSLSKSPTLYKFPTAKQNPSLNSISLSAKTAAFRLIRRLNRLRRLVILLSLPFFYFLVSHPSHSFLIDFLSAFAFSAALLFSLNLALPRLPSIRLFLSRSLPLKLKSRPPLPVFWSIGSRPKSEKRVNSGCSVQVYRNGDIYEGEFHKGKCSGSGVYYYNMSGRYEGDWVDGKYDGYGVETWARGSRYRGQYRQGLRHGFGVYRFYTGDVYAGEWSNGQSHGCGVHTCEDGSRYVGEFKWGVKHGLGHYHFRNGDTYAGEYFADKMHGFGVYRFANGHRYEGAWHEGRRQGLGMYTFRNGETQSGHWQNGVLDIPSTQSTTHPVSPVAVYHSKVLNAVQEARRAAEKAYDVAKVDERVSRAVAAANRAANAARVAAVKAVQKQMIQNSNDSTPIPVM, encoded by the exons ATGCATCAGAAGAAATCAGAAGCTCAGATCGGAAAAGAAAGCAGCGGCGTCTCTTCCGATTTCAACCCAACCCCTCCACTTCTATTCcattctcatcatcatcattattctCACAATCCATCTTCTTCTCTGTCTCATTCATCAATCTCAATTCAATCCCTTACAAACGACGATATCAACGCTCAATTTCATCCCAAAATTCATTTGCCGCCTTACCCATCTCAAGCTCTTCCTCCTAATGATCTAACGATCCCTCCTACGACGCCGTATAAGCGTCCCCTTCTCACCCACAACGcttcttctctctctaaatCTCCGACCCTTTACAAGTTCCCTACTGCCAAGCAAAACCCATCTCTCAATTCCATTTCTTTATCCGCCAAGACTGCTGCTTTTCGCCTCATTCGACGCCTCAACCGGCTCCGCCGCCTGGTGATTCTTCTCTCTCTGCCTTTCTTTTACTTCCTCGTCTCACATCCCAGCCACTCTTTCTTGATTGATTTTCTCTCCGCTTTCGCTTTCTCTGCTGCTCTCCTCTTCTCCCTCAATCTCGCCCTTCCTCGCCTCCCCTCGATTCGATTGTTCCTCTCGAGGTCTCTCCCGCTAAAACTCAAGTCCAGACCGCCTTTGCCGGTGTTTTGGTCAATTGGGTCTCGGCCGAAATCGGAGAAGAGAGTGAATTCCGGTTGCTCGGTTCAGGTATACCGAAACGGCGACATTTACGAGGGAGAATTCCATAAGGGAAAGTGCTCCGGGAGTGGAGTGTATTATTATAACATGAGCGGGAGATACGAAGGTGATTGGGTTGACGGGAAGTATGATGGTTATGGGGTTGAGACTTGGGCTCGAGGGAGCCGTTACCGAGGCCAGTATAGGCAGGGACTGAGACACGGTTTCGGGGTTTATAGATTTTATACCGGTGACGTTTATGCCGGGGAATGGTCTAATGGACAGAGTCATGGGTGTGGTGTTCATACATGTGAGGATGGGAGCCGTTATGTTGGTGAATTCAAGTGGGGCGTTAAGCATGGGCTTGGTCACTACCATTTCAG AAATGGGGATACATATGCTGGAGAATATTTTGCTGACAAGATGCATGGCTTTGGAGTTTATCGATTCGCCAATGGTCACCGTTATGAGGGGGCCTGGCACGAGGGTAGAAGGCAAGGCCTAGGGATGTATACATTCAGAAATGGCGAAACACAATCTGGTCACTGGCAAAATGGAGTTCTTGATATTCCAAGCACACAAAGTACAACTCACCCTGTTTCTCCCGTGGCTGTTTATCATTCCAAAGTACTCAATGCCGTCCAG GAAGCAAGAAGAGCAGCTGAGAAAGCTTATGATGTGGCCAAGGTTGATGAAAGGGTGAGCCGAGCTGTAGCGGCTGCAAACAGGGCAGCCAATGCAGCTAGAGTAGCAGCAGTTAAAGCTGTCCAGAAACAAATGATTCAAAATAGTAACGACAGCACTCCAATTCCCGTCATGTGA